The following coding sequences lie in one Halorarum halophilum genomic window:
- a CDS encoding DUF5789 family protein produces the protein MSDDDSREEGVNFGDVNPALEELSYPLSSEELIDEVGDREMQRTNADPITIEELFGPMGEDTFESADDVREMALSQMPRDSVGRANYSDRGVSDDTEEESQATEDESF, from the coding sequence ATGTCCGACGACGACAGCCGAGAGGAGGGCGTCAACTTCGGCGACGTCAACCCCGCGCTCGAGGAGCTCTCGTACCCGCTCAGCTCCGAGGAACTGATCGACGAGGTCGGCGACCGCGAGATGCAACGGACGAACGCCGACCCGATCACGATCGAGGAGCTGTTCGGGCCGATGGGCGAGGACACGTTCGAGTCCGCCGACGACGTCCGCGAGATGGCGCTCAGCCAGATGCCCCGCGACTCGGTCGGCCGCGCGAACTACTCCGATCGCGGCGTCTCCGACGACACGGAGGAGGAGTCGCAGGCGACGGAAGACGAGTCGTTCTGA
- a CDS encoding HalOD1 output domain-containing protein, translated as MTEYTRSKYTNQRDESSTLVAKRTRFDPRTDRVSEELVCAVSELTETEPRELPIFSDVIDPDALDGLFRSHSDRASDELVVELEYGGFLARVSSEGHIEFRSP; from the coding sequence ATGACCGAGTACACCAGATCGAAGTACACGAACCAGCGAGACGAATCGTCCACCCTCGTCGCCAAGCGAACGCGATTCGACCCCAGGACGGACAGGGTGAGCGAGGAACTCGTCTGTGCGGTCAGCGAGCTCACCGAAACGGAACCCCGGGAGTTGCCCATCTTCTCCGACGTGATCGACCCGGACGCGCTCGACGGCCTGTTCCGGTCCCACTCCGACAGGGCCAGCGACGAGCTAGTCGTCGAGTTGGAGTACGGCGGATTCCTCGCGCGGGTGTCGAGCGAGGGCCACATCGAATTTCGCTCGCCCTGA
- a CDS encoding helix-turn-helix domain-containing protein, protein MATVAEFTIPAGDFPLGRAFEEFPEVTVELERVVPTGDAIVPYFWVHGIDHVPAEEFDAAFRHRPQVSVVQSVDELDESSLKRVTWTPEYGGVLRSIVETDVVLVSGIGTAENWTFEIRSEGRDEIAAFRAFCRERGVPVEVRSLRSLESVQGDREYDLTDAQREALVLALQSGYFDDPRRTKLEGIAEELGITRQSLAARLRRGHYRLIENTLVNP, encoded by the coding sequence ATGGCCACCGTCGCCGAGTTCACGATACCGGCGGGCGACTTCCCCCTCGGGCGCGCCTTCGAGGAGTTTCCCGAGGTGACGGTCGAACTGGAGCGCGTCGTCCCGACTGGCGACGCGATCGTCCCCTACTTCTGGGTCCACGGGATCGACCACGTCCCGGCCGAGGAGTTCGACGCCGCGTTCCGGCACCGCCCGCAGGTGTCGGTGGTCCAGTCGGTCGACGAACTCGACGAATCGTCCCTGAAGCGGGTGACGTGGACGCCGGAGTACGGGGGTGTCCTGCGATCGATCGTGGAGACGGATGTCGTCCTCGTCTCCGGGATCGGAACCGCGGAGAACTGGACGTTCGAGATCCGAAGCGAGGGTCGGGACGAGATCGCCGCGTTCCGGGCGTTCTGCCGCGAGCGCGGCGTTCCCGTCGAGGTACGCTCCCTCCGTTCGCTCGAGTCCGTCCAGGGGGACCGCGAGTACGACCTGACGGACGCCCAGCGGGAGGCGCTGGTGCTCGCGCTACAGTCCGGGTACTTCGACGACCCCCGCAGGACGAAACTGGAGGGGATCGCGGAGGAACTGGGGATCACCCGCCAGTCGCTCGCCGCGCGGCTCCGGCGGGGACACTACCGCCTCATCGAGAACACGCTGGTGAACCCGTAG
- a CDS encoding peroxiredoxin: protein MSEDFPLPDDLPVPEDDGAADHLQGMEMPDVSLPATDGTTVDLQELPPRTVVYVYPLTGRPDEDVIPDGWEAVPGARGCTPESRGFRSHYDELRDNGVGEVFGLSTQTSEYQREARDRLQLPFEMLSDAERELATELDLPRFTIEGDRYLNRLTLIVTDGRIEHVFYPIFPPDEHASEVLEWVQDNPGE from the coding sequence ATGTCCGAGGATTTCCCACTGCCGGACGACCTGCCAGTACCGGAAGATGATGGAGCGGCTGATCACCTCCAGGGGATGGAGATGCCCGACGTGTCACTTCCAGCGACCGACGGCACGACGGTTGACCTTCAAGAACTCCCCCCGCGGACGGTTGTCTACGTCTATCCATTGACGGGGCGGCCAGACGAGGATGTGATTCCGGACGGTTGGGAAGCCGTCCCTGGTGCCCGTGGTTGTACCCCCGAGTCACGCGGGTTTCGCAGCCACTACGACGAACTCCGAGATAACGGAGTCGGGGAGGTGTTCGGGCTGTCTACGCAGACGAGTGAGTACCAACGTGAGGCCCGCGATCGCCTGCAGCTCCCGTTCGAGATGCTCAGCGATGCCGAGCGGGAGCTGGCGACCGAACTCGACTTGCCGAGGTTTACCATCGAGGGAGACAGGTATCTGAATCGGTTGACGTTGATCGTCACCGATGGACGGATCGAACACGTCTTCTATCCGATCTTCCCGCCAGACGAACACGCGAGCGAGGTTCTGGAGTGGGTACAGGACAACCCCGGTGAATAG
- a CDS encoding ABC transporter ATP-binding protein: MSQSEPLLKVENLKTQFFTEEGTVRAVDGVSFEVQQGELVGLVGESGAGKSVAAQSIMRLVEEPGRIVDGTVTYKGRKLVDIQERPDGTLEESEEMLSQREMRTDIRGREIAIIFQDPMESLNPVFTVGGQLREFIELNREVSGSEAKKIAIDMLREVGIPEPETRYDEYPHQFSGGMRQRVLIAMALACEPSLIIADEPTTALDVTVEGQILDLVDDLREKYGTAFLWVTHDMGVVAEICDSVNVMYLGEVIEQAGVDDLFYDTKHPYTEALLRSIPRPDRTVESLDPISGVMPEAINPPSGCRFHTRCPDAREVCREAHPKHGPPEEGATTDDPTPPDQGTTGDERDHLVSCVKYEAVGYEHSEPLENESTDAFAGGLSELRAGGEDGE; encoded by the coding sequence ATGAGTCAGTCAGAGCCACTACTGAAAGTCGAGAACCTGAAGACCCAGTTCTTCACCGAGGAGGGGACCGTCCGCGCCGTGGACGGCGTGAGCTTCGAGGTACAGCAGGGCGAACTCGTCGGGCTCGTCGGCGAGTCGGGCGCCGGGAAGTCCGTCGCCGCCCAGTCGATCATGCGGCTCGTCGAGGAGCCCGGGCGCATCGTCGACGGGACGGTGACGTACAAGGGCCGGAAGCTGGTCGACATCCAGGAGCGCCCCGACGGCACCCTCGAGGAGTCCGAGGAGATGCTCTCCCAGCGGGAGATGCGCACTGACATCCGCGGGAGGGAGATCGCCATCATCTTCCAGGACCCGATGGAGTCGCTCAACCCGGTGTTCACGGTCGGCGGACAGCTCAGGGAGTTCATCGAGCTGAACCGCGAAGTGTCCGGGTCCGAGGCGAAGAAGATCGCGATCGACATGCTCCGCGAGGTGGGCATCCCCGAGCCCGAGACGCGGTACGACGAGTACCCCCACCAGTTCTCGGGCGGGATGCGCCAGCGCGTCCTCATCGCGATGGCGCTCGCCTGCGAGCCGAGCCTCATCATCGCGGACGAGCCGACGACCGCGCTCGACGTCACCGTCGAGGGGCAGATCCTCGACCTCGTCGACGACCTCCGGGAGAAGTACGGCACCGCGTTCCTCTGGGTCACACACGACATGGGCGTCGTGGCCGAGATCTGCGACAGCGTGAACGTGATGTACCTCGGCGAGGTCATCGAACAGGCGGGGGTCGACGACCTGTTCTACGACACCAAACACCCGTACACCGAGGCGCTGCTCCGCTCGATCCCCCGTCCCGACCGGACGGTGGAGTCGCTCGACCCCATCAGCGGGGTGATGCCGGAGGCGATCAACCCGCCGTCTGGCTGTCGGTTCCACACCCGCTGTCCCGACGCCAGGGAGGTGTGTCGCGAGGCCCACCCGAAGCACGGGCCGCCGGAGGAGGGGGCGACGACCGACGACCCGACACCCCCCGACCAGGGGACGACCGGGGACGAGCGAGACCACCTCGTCTCCTGCGTGAAGTACGAGGCGGTCGGGTACGAGCACAGCGAGCCGCTGGAGAACGAGTCGACCGACGCGTTCGCCGGCGGACTGAGCGAGCTGCGTGCAGGGGGTGAGGACGGTGAGTGA
- a CDS encoding ABC transporter substrate-binding protein codes for MTDDDIKRVFDRIDRRSFLAGTGAAGVTALAGCSGGGGNGGGNGDGNGGGNGGGSTDTPTSDSGGSGGTLNLAQVKSPLEFDPIVLNDVPSDQVASQIFDGLYTYDESTGIVPELATGEPEVTNDGTRYVIEMTGDATFHNGDPVTAEDVKYTLEAPVAEETDNASTFNMIDSITVQDETTLQIDLKYPYGAFMTSLVMGIVPKSVREEDKEAFNTSNPVGAGPFKFDSWQEGSHVDIVRYDDYWGEPMANLQKIHFSPVEEATTRVTTLRNGENDVIEEIPPKLYSTVRDIQDASIDEVPGIGYFYLAFNCNEGPTTDPKVREAVDYCFSMDSAVSNYVEPTGVRQYSPFPASITKDWGFPIDQWKNIPHDKNIEEAKALFEEAGVSMDYSWRIIVPPDDKREQIGITVSNGLKEAGFNNVSVQRLDWGAFLDQYVSGSEDDMNMYTLGWSGSPDPDAFTYYMFGQTEDTLGVTDGTFYTQTSDRAAAATQKIVDARESADREERKQLYTEAVTTILEDRAHLPAYNLKNSFGVKDYVNDFTSHPVSSFHIVSDHNNVSVDK; via the coding sequence ATGACAGACGACGATATCAAGCGCGTGTTCGATCGAATCGACCGCCGGTCATTCCTCGCAGGTACGGGGGCGGCCGGCGTGACCGCCCTCGCCGGCTGTTCCGGCGGCGGCGGCAACGGCGGCGGCAACGGTGACGGGAACGGCGGGGGCAACGGAGGCGGCTCGACCGACACGCCCACGTCCGACTCGGGCGGCAGCGGCGGGACGCTCAACCTCGCGCAGGTGAAGAGCCCCCTCGAGTTCGACCCCATCGTCCTGAACGACGTCCCGTCCGATCAGGTGGCGTCCCAGATCTTCGACGGACTGTACACGTACGACGAGAGCACCGGTATCGTTCCGGAGCTCGCGACGGGCGAACCCGAAGTGACCAACGACGGCACCCGGTACGTCATCGAGATGACCGGCGACGCCACGTTCCACAACGGGGACCCGGTCACCGCCGAGGACGTGAAGTACACCCTGGAGGCGCCGGTCGCCGAGGAGACCGACAACGCCTCGACGTTCAACATGATCGACTCGATCACGGTCCAGGACGAGACCACGCTCCAGATTGACCTGAAGTACCCGTACGGGGCGTTCATGACCTCGCTGGTGATGGGCATCGTGCCGAAGTCGGTCCGCGAGGAGGACAAGGAGGCGTTCAACACGTCGAACCCGGTCGGCGCCGGGCCGTTCAAGTTCGACAGCTGGCAGGAGGGGAGCCACGTCGACATCGTCCGGTACGACGACTACTGGGGCGAGCCGATGGCGAACCTCCAGAAGATCCACTTCTCGCCGGTGGAGGAGGCGACGACCCGCGTCACCACGCTCCGCAACGGCGAGAACGACGTCATCGAGGAGATCCCGCCGAAGCTCTACTCGACCGTCCGCGACATCCAGGACGCCAGCATCGACGAGGTCCCCGGAATCGGGTACTTCTACCTGGCGTTCAACTGTAACGAAGGCCCGACGACCGACCCGAAGGTTCGCGAAGCGGTGGACTACTGCTTCTCGATGGACAGCGCGGTGTCGAACTACGTCGAACCGACGGGCGTTCGCCAGTACAGCCCGTTCCCGGCCTCGATCACCAAGGACTGGGGCTTCCCCATCGACCAGTGGAAGAACATCCCCCACGACAAGAACATCGAGGAGGCGAAGGCGCTGTTCGAGGAGGCCGGCGTCTCGATGGACTACTCCTGGCGGATCATCGTGCCGCCGGACGACAAGCGCGAACAGATCGGGATCACGGTGTCCAACGGCCTCAAGGAGGCCGGGTTCAACAACGTCTCCGTCCAGCGGCTGGACTGGGGCGCGTTCCTCGACCAGTACGTCTCGGGGAGCGAAGACGACATGAATATGTACACGCTCGGCTGGTCCGGCTCGCCGGACCCGGACGCGTTCACCTACTACATGTTCGGGCAGACCGAGGACACGCTTGGCGTCACGGACGGGACGTTCTACACCCAGACCAGCGATCGTGCCGCGGCGGCCACTCAGAAGATCGTCGACGCCCGCGAGTCCGCGGACCGTGAGGAGCGCAAACAGCTGTACACCGAGGCGGTCACGACGATTCTCGAGGACCGCGCCCACCTGCCGGCGTACAACCTCAAGAACAGCTTCGGCGTGAAGGACTACGTCAACGACTTCACGTCCCACCCGGTCAGCTCGTTCCACATCGTCAGCGACCACAACAACGTGTCGGTCGACAAGTAA
- a CDS encoding ABC transporter permease — translation MATTHDTKTESELDTEFEDESTGEQPEANVGWRYTLSQVRRDPTALAGLAIIGVATVVAIIAFIDGVLFNYLDRYAVFAGMGIEQYAIAKAVWVSPIAETGAPILRPPAFMSNQLYPGDPGTLAHPLGTDHRGRDVLVRLFYGTRIAITVGVVSTGVAMIVGMIVGSVAGYYGGLVDDALMRAAETLYAIPFLVLVIVFMVAFGRSLTFAMIGVGVATIPTFARLIRSRVLSVREEDYVEAARAAGVRDRNIIMRHVIPNSFAPVLVQATLQVGVSILIIAGISFLGYGAQPPTPSWGQMLNNSRDYMLPNPWFSIWPGLAILATVVGFNLLGDGLRDALDPRINN, via the coding sequence ATGGCTACGACGCACGACACCAAGACGGAATCCGAGCTGGACACGGAGTTCGAGGACGAGTCGACCGGCGAGCAGCCGGAAGCTAACGTCGGGTGGCGGTACACGCTCTCGCAGGTCCGGCGCGACCCGACGGCGCTCGCCGGGCTCGCCATCATCGGCGTCGCGACGGTCGTCGCGATCATCGCCTTCATCGACGGCGTGCTCTTCAACTACCTCGACAGGTACGCGGTGTTCGCCGGCATGGGAATCGAACAGTACGCCATCGCGAAGGCGGTGTGGGTGAGCCCGATCGCCGAGACCGGCGCCCCCATCCTGCGCCCGCCGGCGTTCATGAGCAACCAGCTGTACCCGGGCGACCCGGGGACGCTCGCGCACCCGCTCGGCACGGACCACCGCGGACGGGACGTGCTCGTCCGGCTGTTCTACGGGACCCGCATCGCCATCACCGTCGGCGTCGTGTCGACCGGGGTGGCGATGATCGTCGGGATGATCGTCGGCTCCGTCGCCGGCTACTACGGCGGCCTCGTCGACGACGCGCTGATGCGGGCGGCAGAGACGCTGTACGCCATCCCGTTCCTCGTGCTCGTCATCGTGTTCATGGTGGCGTTCGGCCGCAGCCTCACGTTCGCGATGATCGGCGTCGGGGTGGCCACCATCCCGACGTTCGCGCGGCTCATCAGGTCGCGCGTGCTGTCCGTCCGCGAGGAGGACTACGTCGAGGCGGCCCGCGCCGCGGGCGTCCGGGACCGCAACATCATCATGCGGCACGTCATCCCGAACAGTTTCGCGCCCGTGCTGGTGCAGGCGACGCTGCAGGTCGGCGTCTCCATCCTCATCATCGCCGGCATCTCGTTCCTGGGGTACGGCGCCCAGCCGCCGACGCCGTCGTGGGGACAGATGCTCAACAACTCGCGGGACTACATGCTGCCGAACCCGTGGTTCAGCATCTGGCCGGGCCTCGCCATCCTCGCCACCGTGGTCGGGTTCAACCTGCTCGGTGACGGCCTGCGAGACGCACTCGACCCGCGGATCAACAACTAA
- a CDS encoding ABC transporter ATP-binding protein — protein MSESDTLLRVENLTKHFSQSSGFLDTFFSDPPVRAVDGVSFDIREGETLGLVGESGCGKSTLARTILRLVDPTDGAVYFKGENLAELSGSNLREQRRDMQMIFQDPQSSLDPRMKVGPIVEEPMKAHGLYEGEREERVRDLLEKVGLDPQHYNRYPHQFSGGQRQRINLARALAVNPDFIVCDEPVSALDVSIQAQVLNTMQELQDEFGLTYLFIAHDLSVIRHISDRVAVMYLGKVAELAETEELFENPQHPYTDALLDSIPVPDPRARGQRGVLEGDVPSPIEPPSGCRFRTRCPEFIQPAEYAMDEGTWDDVLSFTRAVKRRSFEASDRATVRREFFGSDLPGGEAGEHVERALDEILAGDWKDAAERLSEAFEEPSICAREVPSYTVEPEYGTGEHFAACHLHRDEDLSMEDTGTEGTATADD, from the coding sequence GTGAGTGAGTCCGACACGCTGCTCCGGGTGGAGAACCTCACCAAGCACTTCAGCCAGTCGAGCGGCTTCCTCGACACGTTCTTCTCGGACCCGCCGGTGCGGGCCGTCGACGGCGTGAGCTTCGACATCCGCGAGGGCGAGACGCTCGGGCTCGTCGGCGAGTCCGGCTGCGGCAAGTCGACGCTCGCGCGCACGATCCTCCGCCTGGTCGACCCGACCGACGGCGCGGTGTACTTCAAGGGCGAGAACCTCGCGGAGCTGTCCGGGAGCAACCTCCGGGAACAGCGCCGCGACATGCAGATGATCTTCCAGGACCCCCAGTCGAGCCTCGACCCCCGGATGAAGGTCGGCCCGATCGTCGAGGAGCCGATGAAGGCCCACGGGCTGTACGAGGGCGAGCGCGAGGAGCGCGTCCGCGACCTCCTGGAGAAGGTGGGGCTCGACCCCCAGCACTACAACCGCTACCCGCACCAGTTCTCGGGGGGCCAGCGCCAGCGCATCAACCTCGCCCGCGCGCTCGCCGTGAACCCGGACTTCATCGTCTGCGACGAGCCGGTGTCCGCGCTGGACGTGAGCATCCAGGCACAGGTGCTCAACACGATGCAGGAGCTCCAGGACGAGTTCGGGCTGACGTACCTGTTCATCGCCCACGACCTCTCCGTCATCCGGCACATCTCCGACCGCGTCGCCGTGATGTACCTCGGCAAGGTCGCCGAACTCGCCGAGACGGAGGAGCTGTTCGAGAACCCGCAGCACCCCTACACCGACGCGTTGCTCGACTCGATCCCGGTGCCCGACCCCCGGGCGCGGGGACAGCGCGGCGTGCTCGAAGGCGACGTCCCGTCGCCGATCGAACCGCCATCGGGCTGCCGGTTCCGCACCCGGTGTCCGGAGTTCATCCAGCCGGCGGAGTACGCGATGGACGAGGGGACGTGGGACGACGTCCTGTCGTTCACCCGCGCGGTGAAGCGCCGGAGCTTCGAGGCGTCCGACCGGGCGACGGTCCGCCGCGAGTTCTTCGGGAGCGACCTCCCCGGCGGCGAGGCCGGCGAGCACGTCGAGCGCGCGCTGGACGAGATACTCGCCGGTGACTGGAAGGACGCCGCGGAGCGGCTCTCCGAGGCGTTCGAGGAGCCGAGCATCTGCGCACGGGAGGTGCCGAGCTACACGGTCGAGCCGGAGTACGGCACGGGCGAGCACTTCGCCGCGTGTCACCTCCACCGCGACGAGGACCTCTCCATGGAGGACACCGGCACCGAGGGCACCGCGACCGCGGACGACTGA
- the trmY gene encoding tRNA (pseudouridine(54)-N(1))-methyltransferase TrmY, with product MRQFVVCGHDAPTDPDFPLEDLPGAAGRLDLLARCVNAGLFLSHGIRADSRVHLVLRDEYTVRFDGASARGLHPDERSTAARVRDALSNREDAIGHMPAEVSPGVELYRMGLADTLDALEGTLVQLHEDGEPAAEREPPADPTFVLSDHSEFADREAELLADRADARLRLGPEAIHADHAIVVAHNYLDTEGYTSY from the coding sequence ATGCGCCAGTTCGTCGTCTGCGGTCACGACGCCCCCACGGACCCCGACTTCCCGCTGGAGGACCTCCCCGGGGCGGCGGGGCGGCTCGACCTCCTCGCCCGCTGCGTGAACGCCGGGCTGTTCCTCTCGCACGGCATCCGGGCGGACAGCCGCGTCCACCTCGTGCTCCGGGACGAGTACACGGTCAGGTTCGACGGCGCGAGTGCCCGCGGCCTGCACCCGGACGAGCGGAGCACGGCCGCTCGGGTCCGCGACGCCCTGTCGAACCGGGAGGACGCCATCGGTCACATGCCGGCGGAGGTGAGCCCGGGCGTGGAGCTGTACCGCATGGGTCTCGCCGACACGCTCGACGCGCTGGAGGGGACGCTCGTCCAGCTCCACGAGGACGGCGAGCCGGCAGCCGAGCGCGAGCCGCCGGCCGACCCGACCTTCGTGCTCTCGGACCACTCGGAGTTCGCCGACCGGGAGGCGGAGTTGCTCGCGGACCGGGCGGACGCGCGCCTCCGACTCGGTCCCGAAGCGATCCACGCGGACCACGCCATCGTGGTCGCCCACAACTACCTCGACACCGAGGGATACACCTCGTACTGA
- a CDS encoding ABC transporter permease: MGRAQYTIRRILQAIPVLFGVAAITYFLMEAMPGDPVSIMLGPSPSAAQAEAIRAKYGLNQPVWVRFLNYLIDAIQLDLGQSMYYKVPVTQKIAERLPVTLLLLASSFSFAIVTAVPLGIISAKRRNKPTDHVARVVALLGVSTPSFWIGLMLIIVFAYRLDVLPATNLILPWAPVAAIEGASNRWEVLVTSGKHLLLPTLSLGTLQMAALTRIERSSMLEVLGQEYVKLARAYGVSERTILRKHAFRNAQLPLITLLGLQLTSAIGGAVLTETVFSINGMGRLIITAINNQDFALVVGTTLVFGVVFVVGVILTDLSYAYVDPRVTFDEAE, from the coding sequence ATGGGACGCGCACAGTACACGATACGACGCATACTCCAGGCGATCCCGGTCCTGTTCGGCGTCGCCGCCATCACCTACTTCCTGATGGAGGCGATGCCGGGCGACCCGGTGAGCATCATGCTCGGACCGTCGCCGAGCGCAGCACAGGCCGAGGCCATCCGCGCGAAGTACGGGCTCAACCAGCCCGTGTGGGTTCGGTTCCTGAACTACCTGATCGACGCGATTCAGCTCGATCTGGGCCAGAGCATGTACTACAAGGTCCCCGTCACGCAGAAGATCGCTGAACGGTTGCCGGTGACGCTGCTACTGCTGGCGTCGAGTTTCTCGTTCGCCATCGTGACGGCGGTACCGCTCGGCATCATCTCCGCCAAGCGGCGGAACAAGCCGACCGACCACGTGGCGCGCGTCGTCGCGCTGCTGGGCGTGTCGACGCCGTCGTTCTGGATCGGCCTGATGCTGATCATCGTCTTCGCCTACCGGCTGGACGTGCTGCCGGCGACGAACCTCATCCTCCCGTGGGCGCCGGTCGCGGCCATCGAGGGTGCAAGTAACCGCTGGGAGGTGCTCGTCACGTCGGGGAAACACCTCCTGTTGCCGACGCTGTCACTGGGGACGCTCCAGATGGCGGCGCTCACCCGCATCGAGCGCTCCTCGATGCTCGAGGTGCTCGGTCAGGAGTACGTGAAGCTCGCCCGCGCCTACGGCGTGAGCGAGCGGACCATCCTCCGAAAGCACGCCTTCCGGAACGCACAGCTCCCGCTCATCACGCTGCTCGGGCTCCAGCTCACCAGCGCCATCGGCGGCGCGGTACTGACCGAGACCGTGTTCTCGATCAACGGGATGGGGCGGCTCATCATTACCGCCATCAACAACCAGGACTTCGCGCTGGTCGTCGGCACCACGCTGGTGTTCGGCGTCGTGTTCGTGGTCGGCGTCATCCTCACCGACCTGTCGTACGCGTACGTCGACCCGCGCGTCACCTTCGACGAGGCAGAGTAA
- a CDS encoding DUF2795 domain-containing protein, with protein MSQPKTDRDEGVDFTDIKPVLEGLSFPITRSELVEQYGARELGRTNVGSITIEELFGPMGEDTFESADDVREMVLSQMPRDSVGRQRYSDRGVSNDTLEGTGESENESF; from the coding sequence GTGTCGCAACCCAAAACCGACCGGGACGAAGGCGTCGACTTCACCGACATCAAGCCCGTGCTGGAGGGGCTCTCGTTCCCCATCACGAGGAGCGAACTGGTCGAGCAGTACGGCGCGCGGGAGCTCGGGCGGACGAACGTCGGCTCGATCACGATCGAGGAGCTGTTCGGGCCGATGGGCGAGGACACGTTCGAGTCCGCCGACGACGTCCGCGAGATGGTTCTCAGCCAGATGCCTCGCGACTCGGTCGGCCGTCAGCGCTACTCCGACCGCGGCGTCTCGAACGACACGCTCGAAGGGACCGGCGAGAGCGAGAACGAGTCCTTCTAG